The Polyangium mundeleinium genome contains the following window.
TTGGGCCTCTTCCCCTGCGTCGCCGGCGGCGCCGCTTGGGGCCCCCCGTTCATCGGTGGCTGGTTCATCGGCGGCTGGTGCATCGGCGGCGGCATGCCCTGCATCGCCCTGCGCCGCTCCGCGTCGTGCACCTCGATCTGACAAAACCGCCCTTCGCGGGAGAGCCAGATCCGATCCGGCCCGATATGCGCCACCTGGAAGCCGCCGAGCTGGTCGCCCTGGCGATGCAGATGCACGCCCTCCGGCCCTGCGATCGCCGCGAACGACCATGCGGGCTCCTCCTCCGACCACACGATCAGCGTCACCATGCCGACCTCGCACGGCGGATCGTCGAGCGGATGCGTCGGCGGCGGCCCTTGCGGCTGCTCGGGCATGATCAGCGGTCCCGTCATCGAGTCGAACGGATTGCGCTCGAGGATCACGTCTCCGCGCGGCCGGCCCGGCTCTTCTTCATGGTGGGCGGCGATCTTCGGCCCCGGCCGCTTCGTCACCGGGGCGCCGTTGGTCATCGTCGCGCCGACGAGGTCGCCGAGCCCCTTGGCCTGAAAATACGCCGATGCCAGGAGCAGCAGACCCACGACAACCGGAAAATACCGCTTGAGCAGCGCATCGAGTCGCACCCCACGCACCCGAGCGAGCGCCGTACCAGCGCTTGTCGGCTGTCATGGCCTGGAAACCCGGAAAACGTGGGGCTCGGCGCGGCACCCTCCTGCTCGGCCCCGGCGCGCCCGTGCGCATCTTGCCCGGAATTTCCCCCTCGGATACGGTGGAGGCCGAGGCGCGGGACGGCGTGGAAATTCCTACGAAAAAGCCGATCGGCAAGATCTTGGTCCAGCAACGCGCGCTCTCCGAAGAGCAGCTCGAACGGGCGCTCGCCGCGGGCAAGGGCTCGCCCGTCCCCCTCGCGTCGCGTTTGACCGAGGCCGGCACGATCAGCGAGCTCGCCGCCTTGAAGGCGCTCAGCGAGCAGAACGGCGTGCCGGGCGTCGACCTCAAGCAGGTCTGCTTGAAGCTCACGGACCTCGCGATCGTGCCGCGTGGGGTCGCGATCCAGCACAAGCTGCTCCCCGTCCTCGTGCGGGACGACAAGGTCCACCTCGCGATGGCGGCGCCGACGAACCGCAAGATCATCGACGAGATCGAGTTCACCACCGGCAAGCGCGTCTTCCCGTACGTCGCGCTCGAAGGCCAGCTCCTCAAGGTCATTCCGGCCGCGTATGAAATGCGCGAGCGCGGCGAATCGCACTACGTCGGCCCGAACTGCCCGCCCGAGGTCCGCCGCAAGGCCGGCATCCCGCTGCCCACGCGAACGCAGGGTGGGGCGACGACCGAGACGCCGCCGCTCGAAGGCAGCATCCTTGGCCCCATGCCCACGGCGGCCGAGGGCTCGCAGGCCGCGATCCCGCCGCCGAAGCGCGTCACGACCCGCAACCAGATCGGCGCCATCGTCGACGACGCCATGCAACGCGCGGCCGCCGACGCCGACGTCTCCGACGCCGACTTTGGCAAAGCGCCGCGGGATCTCTCGGTCATCGCGGGCCCGGGCGCGCTCCGGCCGCCGCGCCAGCCGGGCGAGCGCACCGTGCTCGTCGTCGACGACGAGGTCGAGATCCGCAACATCCTCCGCCTCGTCCTCGAACAACGCGGCTACCGTGTCCTCGAAGCCGACCGCGGCGAGGCGGCGCTGCGCATCCTCAAGGAGGACGTGCCGGACGCGATCGTCCTCGACGCGATGCTCCCGGGCGAGCTGCACGGGTTCGACATCGCGCGTCAGCTCAAGGGATCGGAGCGGTACGGGCACATCCCGATCGTGATCGTCTCGGCGGTCTACCGGGGCTGGCGGTTCGCGGAGGACCTCAAGGCGAGTTACAAGGTCGACGCGTACGTCGAAAAACCGTTCCGGGTGACGGACGTGATCGAGGCGCTCGAGCGCGCGATCGAGCAGGCGCAGGGCAAGGCGGCGCCGGTCGATCCGGAGCGGATCTCGGCGGAGGCCGAGAAAAAACTCGCGGCGGGGATCGCGTCCTACCAGGCCGGCAAGTTCGACGAGGCGATCGGGTTTCTCCGCGAGGGGACGAAGATCGATCCGCTCGCGTATCGCCTGCACTTCCACCTCGGGCTCTTGCTCGGCAAGCGGGGCCAGATTTACGACGCGATCAGCGAGCTCGAAACGGCGCTGCGCATCAACGACCGGCACTTCCCGGCCTTGAAGAACCTCGCGGTCCTCTACCAGAAGGCCGGCTTCCGCAACAAAGCCGTCGAGGTATGGGAGCGCGCGCTCCGGGCC
Protein-coding sequences here:
- a CDS encoding response regulator, whose translation is MAWKPGKRGARRGTLLLGPGAPVRILPGISPSDTVEAEARDGVEIPTKKPIGKILVQQRALSEEQLERALAAGKGSPVPLASRLTEAGTISELAALKALSEQNGVPGVDLKQVCLKLTDLAIVPRGVAIQHKLLPVLVRDDKVHLAMAAPTNRKIIDEIEFTTGKRVFPYVALEGQLLKVIPAAYEMRERGESHYVGPNCPPEVRRKAGIPLPTRTQGGATTETPPLEGSILGPMPTAAEGSQAAIPPPKRVTTRNQIGAIVDDAMQRAAADADVSDADFGKAPRDLSVIAGPGALRPPRQPGERTVLVVDDEVEIRNILRLVLEQRGYRVLEADRGEAALRILKEDVPDAIVLDAMLPGELHGFDIARQLKGSERYGHIPIVIVSAVYRGWRFAEDLKASYKVDAYVEKPFRVTDVIEALERAIEQAQGKAAPVDPERISAEAEKKLAAGIASYQAGKFDEAIGFLREGTKIDPLAYRLHFHLGLLLGKRGQIYDAISELETALRINDRHFPALKNLAVLYQKAGFRNKAVEVWERALRAAPDEPTRQSIKEILVGLL
- the gspC gene encoding type II secretion system protein GspC, whose amino-acid sequence is MRLDALLKRYFPVVVGLLLLASAYFQAKGLGDLVGATMTNGAPVTKRPGPKIAAHHEEEPGRPRGDVILERNPFDSMTGPLIMPEQPQGPPPTHPLDDPPCEVGMVTLIVWSEEEPAWSFAAIAGPEGVHLHRQGDQLGGFQVAHIGPDRIWLSREGRFCQIEVHDAERRRAMQGMPPPMHQPPMNQPPMNGGPQAAPPATQGKRPKGQLPPHIAERIRQTGPNQYDIDRTVVDEILTNQAEYLQKVRVLPAKQGDQTTGMRLMGVRKGTALDAIGLKHGDQLQRINGFEMTNPQSALEAYARLMSANQIRVDVVRNGQPTTLELNIK